Proteins from one Triticum aestivum cultivar Chinese Spring chromosome 7A, IWGSC CS RefSeq v2.1, whole genome shotgun sequence genomic window:
- the LOC123148601 gene encoding uncharacterized protein: protein MLRKMKKRKHEHDEVPHTSPALPSAQVQQPQLQPTVSNNRCFLHCLPDLRQPKEITYNSCQLKPKVEASDYFDSPSAKSIGKFFSKPAPEPTYEAVLQEQLRETENRAKELKQEWQTSGCTVIVDSWKSKCDKSFVSVLVHCSKGTQFLRSIDVSEITEDLDELESMLSRVVDDVGAHNIVQIVMNDVSPHMQMARQYVLNKYDSFFFALCADHCINLLLEKIAALEHVSEVLMKAREITRFLYGHALPMKLKGRYVQEEILSSSYLRFVAVFITLERLVSARVGLVQMISSPEWVPSGWACLDLFERIQSIVKTDDEFWHAAAEIVKVTKPLVSVLYKLESDICPMGILYEAMDRAKEEIFLNVGDESEFYWCMIDRIWDGYLHSPLHAAGQMLNSRIFYTAGFQPDAEISSGIAACTIQLGKAHYNARKASAQLEVYEKKLGYFDTDPAMQQIMELPQIEWWSTHGARVPDLQTLARRVLSQTCFGATRYNIDWSLSEKLHAEWDEMTPPEQERFRQKEYVHYNRVLARAAPLLHGTSVKQHDRVTMVLHDWIRPQKQAAGCH, encoded by the exons ATGCTCAGAAAAATGAAGAAACGGAAGCATGAACATGATGAGGTTCCTCACACAAGCCCAGCCCTTCCATCTGCTCAAGTCCAGCAACCACAGCTACAACCAACTGTGTCCAATAACCGCTGCTTTCTTCATTGTCTACCGGATTTGAGGCAGCCCAAGGAAATCACATATAATTCTTGTCAACTGAAACCCAAGGTTGAGGCAAGTGATTACTTCGATTCTCCGTCAGCAAAATCAATAGGCAAGTTCTTCTCCAAACCTGCACCTGAGCCTACGTACGAAGCTGTTCTGCAGGAGCAACTAAGAGAAACTGAGAACCGCGCAAAGGAACTCAAGCAAGAGTGGCAAACAAGTGGCTGCACTGTAATTGTGGATAGTTGGAAGAGCAAGTGTGACAAAAGCTTCGTAAGTGTCCTGGTGCACTGCAGCAAAGGTACGCAGTTCCTCAGATCCATTGACGTCTCTGAAATCACTGAGGACTTGGATGAGCTAGAATCAATGCTTTCTCGCGTGGTTGATGATGTTGGTGCCCATAACATTGTTCAGATTGTCATGAATGACGTGTCACCCCATATGCAGATGGCACGGCAGTATGTGCTAAATAAATATGACAGTTTTTTCTTCGCGCTATGTGCTGACCATTGCATCAACCTTCTGCTTGAGAAAATAGCAGCGCTCGAGCATGTCAGTGAAGTCCTAATGAAGGCAAGGGAAATTACAAGGTTTTTATATGGCCATGCACTGCCAATGAAACTGAAAGGAAGATATGTTCAGGAGGAGATTTTGAGCAGTTCTTATCTGAGATTTGTGGCAGTGTTCATCACATTAGAGAGGTTAGTTTCTGCAAGAGTAGGTCTGGTGCAGATGATCAGCTCGCCTGAATGGGTTCCCTCTGGTTGGGCTTGTCTTGATTTGTTCGAGCGTATCCAGAGTATAGTAAAGACAGACGATGAATTTTGGCATGCTGCTGCTGAAATCGTGAAGGTTACAAAACCACTTGTTAGTGTGTTGTATAAACTGGAATCTGATATCTGTCCGATGGGTATCTTGTATGAAGCCATGGATAGAGCAAAGGAAGAGATATTTCTCAATGTTGGAGATGAAAGTGAGTTCTATTGGTGTATGATTGACAGGATATGGGATGGTTACTTGCATAGTCCCCTCCATGCTGCTGGTCAGATGCTAAACTCAAGGATCTTTTACACAGCTGGATTCCAGCCTGATGCTGAGATCAGCAGCGGCATCGCGGCCTGTACAATCCAACTGGGCAAGGCTCATTACAATGCCAGAAAAGCGTCTGCACAATTGGAAGTGTATGAAAAGAAGTTGGGCTATTTCGACACAGATCCAGCAATGCAGCAAATCATGGAATTACCACAAA TTGAATGGTGGTCGACGCACGGGGCTCGCGTGCCCGACCTGCAGACCCTGGCGAGGCGGGTCCTGAGCCAGACGTGCTTCGGCGCCACCAGGTACAACATCGACTGGAGCCTGTCGGAGAAGCTGCACGCCGAGTGGGACGAGATGACGCCGCCTGAACAGGAGAGGTTCCGGCAGAAGGAGTACGTCCACTACAACCGCGtcctcgcccgcgccgccccgctcctgcacggcacctccgtgaagCAGCACGACAGGGTGACCATGGTGCTGCACGACTGGATCAGACCGCAGAAACAGGCCGCTGGTTGCCACTGA